In a genomic window of Drosophila takahashii strain IR98-3 E-12201 chromosome 3L, DtakHiC1v2, whole genome shotgun sequence:
- the CheA75a gene encoding uncharacterized protein CheA75a: MKWAVIILLFHLLKNIKCEQSYEVTNERLEPFEGDSQTLVFFDKLKTVGRERALNGSFKFVGEMNNDDFKVSVELYSSPRGDGEFKRMAMDVPQTSICDCFKKFYVQFVQPSVKTGETTNFPLVDDDFCPVPEGEFYIKNVLFNTEDWPSQVPRGIVKAIITFFSGGDNVGGLIVEVKIEDRES, translated from the exons ATGAAGTGGGctgtaataatattactctTTCACTTGCTGAAAAATATAaag TGCGAGCAATCCTATGAGGTAACCAATGAGAGACTAGAGCCTTTCGAGGGCGATTCCCagactttggtttttttcgacaaattaaaaactgttGGCCGGGAGAGAGCTCTCAACGGGTCCTTTAAATTCGTTGGTGAGATGAACAACGATGACTTCAAGGTTTCCGTGGAACTCTATTCGAGTCCCAGAGGCGATGGGGAGTTTAAGAGGATGGCCATGGACGTGCCCCAAACGAGCATTTGCGACTGCTTCAAGAAGTTCTACGTCCAGTTCGTGCAACCTTCTGTGAAAACAGGAGAAACCACCAATTTTCCCCTGGTCGACGACGACTTTTGTCCAGTTCCCGAGGGCGAAttttacatcaaaaatgtCCTTTTCAACACCGAGGATTGGCCATCGCAAGTGCCTCGAGGGATTGTGAAGGccattataacattttttagtgGTGGCGATAATGTTGGAGGCCTCATAGTGGAAGTGAAAATTGAGGATCGTGagagttaa